In the genome of Thermoproteus tenax Kra 1, the window ACGGGCAAGCCCAGGAGCATTTCGGCGATACCGGTCACGCCCGAGGGGATACCTACGCCCGCTCTAGTGACGAGGGCTCTGACGTACGATGTGGCTAAGCTGGTCGCCTTTGCGGGAGGCAGAGTCAAGCCCAAGGTGCCGTATATAGATCTTGGCGGAGAGCCCGGCGGAGATTTCAGGAGAGGTCCCGCGCTATCTATCGAGGCTGTTGAAAGGATCCTGGACAGTGGAAAGATTCTGGGGCGCGAGCTGGCCAGACTTGGCGAAGTCTTCATAGGAGAATCAATACCGGGGGGCACCACGACTGCAATGGCCATTCTAGTGGCGCTGGGCTACGACGCATGGGGCAAAACCTCCTCCGCAGGTCCCCACAATCCGAAGGATCTGAAAATATCTGTAGTACGCGAGGCTCTGGCGAGGGCGGGTAAAATCGATGGTCCTATAGAGGCGCTTGCGGAGGTGGGCGACCCAGTCCACGTGGGCGTGGCCGCTATCGCTCTGGGCGTCCTCGAGGGGGGCGGCTCGCCTGTGCTCGCAGGCGGTACCCAAATGGTGGCGGCCGCCGCCATAATTAAGGCTCTGGGGGGCGACATCGGCAGAATAACTATAGCAACTACCGGTTGGATAGCCGACGATAAAAGCGCTGATTTCTTCGGCCTAGCCAAAGAGGTTGGCGTAGCCAACATAGTGGTAACTAGAGTGAGATTCTCCGATTCCAGATTCTCCGGCATCAGAGCATACGATGCAGGCTATGTAAAGGAGGGCGTGGGCATGGGCGGAGCACTATATATAGCACAGAGAAAGAATTTGCCTATAATTCAACTTATTGATAAAGAATATGAAAAACTAATTGGTAATAATAATTGATTTTTAGTTTATATTTTATATTGAGGATAATCACAGCTCCCAACATAGTAGGCGAAGTTTTC includes:
- the cobT gene encoding nicotinate mononucleotide-dependent phosphoribosyltransferase CobT gives rise to the protein MSTTFVIVVGTTDISLIPGITVAGASPELTHYTPAADVEYLLTGKPRSISAIPVTPEGIPTPALVTRALTYDVAKLVAFAGGRVKPKVPYIDLGGEPGGDFRRGPALSIEAVERILDSGKILGRELARLGEVFIGESIPGGTTTAMAILVALGYDAWGKTSSAGPHNPKDLKISVVREALARAGKIDGPIEALAEVGDPVHVGVAAIALGVLEGGGSPVLAGGTQMVAAAAIIKALGGDIGRITIATTGWIADDKSADFFGLAKEVGVANIVVTRVRFSDSRFSGIRAYDAGYVKEGVGMGGALYIAQRKNLPIIQLIDKEYEKLIGNNN